A genomic segment from uncultured Desulfuromonas sp. encodes:
- a CDS encoding MarR family transcriptional regulator codes for MMFSYDHNQSLGYLGSLVSRLLSNRLAMRFQEAGIDMTAEQWGAIIILLNNGPMTQRQLGEQLQLEKSSVSRLTNGLEKRGWIVRAKNPQDSRQNLLEPTPKVRDTAEVCATIARDVLEQAHRDMSKEETALCTSFLSRIITNLRDED; via the coding sequence ATGATGTTCTCTTATGACCATAATCAATCACTGGGCTACCTGGGATCTCTCGTCAGCCGCTTATTGAGCAATCGTCTTGCCATGCGTTTTCAGGAAGCCGGTATTGACATGACTGCTGAACAGTGGGGTGCGATTATCATTCTTCTCAATAACGGCCCCATGACGCAACGACAGCTGGGAGAGCAGTTGCAGCTTGAAAAGTCCAGTGTCAGCCGCTTGACAAATGGACTGGAAAAGCGTGGCTGGATCGTACGTGCTAAGAATCCGCAAGACAGCCGTCAAAACCTTCTTGAGCCAACACCGAAGGTACGGGATACGGCAGAAGTCTGCGCGACGATTGCCAGAGACGTTTTAGAGCAAGCCCATCGCGACATGAGCAAAGAAGAAACCGCCCTGTGCACCTCATTCCTCTCCCGCATCATTACTAATTTGAGAGATGAGGACTAA
- a CDS encoding succinylglutamate desuccinylase/aspartoacylase family protein, whose product MTETKSTDLEIAGEIIKLGENKLISLPLPRLYDRTELSMPVHVFRGRRRGPVLFVSAAIHGDEINGVEIVRRLISLKLLKSLRGTLIAIPLVNVYGFLNRSRYLPDRRDLNRSFPGSEEGSLASRVAHRFLEQIVSQCTHGIDLHSGSNHRKNLPQIRCEWESDDELDFARSFGAPLIVHSRLRDNSLRQAVHEMGVPILVYEAGEALRFDEPSIRFGVRGIVSAMRHLKMLPPRPKAPSGESLVSKRTFWVRAPISGLLRRTSELGELVSKDDVMGYIENPLNNKRTPVLAHHSGVVMGLQNLPLVYQGDALFHVAAPDGDGEHIVDSMEAFQSLVEDFY is encoded by the coding sequence ATGACTGAAACAAAATCGACCGATCTCGAAATTGCCGGTGAAATCATCAAGCTTGGAGAAAACAAGCTGATCTCCCTGCCGTTGCCGCGTCTTTACGACCGCACGGAATTGTCGATGCCGGTCCATGTGTTTCGCGGACGCCGACGAGGCCCAGTGTTGTTTGTCAGTGCCGCCATTCACGGCGATGAGATTAATGGCGTTGAGATTGTCCGCCGCCTGATCAGCCTGAAACTGCTTAAATCATTACGTGGTACGTTGATTGCCATTCCGCTGGTCAATGTCTATGGCTTTCTCAACCGCTCGCGCTATCTTCCGGATCGCCGCGATTTGAACCGTTCATTTCCCGGTTCTGAGGAAGGCTCTCTAGCATCGCGGGTAGCGCATCGCTTTCTGGAGCAGATTGTCAGCCAGTGCACCCACGGTATTGACCTGCACAGCGGTTCCAACCACCGCAAAAACCTGCCACAGATCCGTTGTGAATGGGAAAGTGATGACGAATTGGACTTTGCCCGCTCTTTTGGCGCGCCGCTCATCGTTCACTCACGCCTGCGTGATAATTCGCTGCGACAGGCCGTGCATGAAATGGGCGTGCCGATTCTGGTGTATGAGGCGGGTGAAGCTTTGCGCTTCGACGAACCCTCGATTCGCTTCGGGGTTCGCGGTATTGTTTCGGCGATGCGCCATCTGAAGATGTTGCCGCCGCGGCCCAAGGCGCCGTCCGGTGAGTCGCTGGTGTCCAAACGCACTTTCTGGGTGCGTGCTCCGATCAGTGGCCTGCTGCGGCGCACCAGTGAACTGGGTGAGCTGGTCAGCAAAGATGACGTTATGGGCTATATTGAGAATCCGCTGAATAACAAACGTACGCCGGTTCTTGCCCACCATAGCGGCGTTGTAATGGGACTGCAGAACCTGCCTCTGGTCTATCAGGGGGATGCTCTGTTTCATGTTGCCGCCCCCGATGGTGATGGAGAACATATTGTCGATTCCATGGAGGCGTTTCAGTCCCTGGTGGAAGATTTCTATTAA
- a CDS encoding GIY-YIG nuclease family protein, with amino-acid sequence MPRLFFFPLKPMSHSDNWQVYIIRCSDNSLYTGITTDLERRFAQHASGCGARYFRGHKPVEIVYHESGHSRSSASRREAAIKKLKTTEKWQLFE; translated from the coding sequence TTGCCCCGCCTGTTTTTCTTTCCTTTAAAACCCATGTCCCATTCTGACAATTGGCAGGTCTACATTATCCGTTGCAGCGACAACTCTCTGTACACTGGCATCACCACTGATCTCGAACGACGCTTTGCCCAGCACGCCAGCGGTTGCGGAGCACGTTACTTTCGCGGCCACAAGCCCGTTGAGATTGTCTATCACGAATCCGGTCACAGCCGCTCCTCGGCCAGTCGCCGCGAAGCGGCGATTAAGAAATTGAAAACCACTGAAAAATGGCAGCTCTTTGAATGA
- a CDS encoding DUF6691 family protein — protein sequence MMELFLGLITGFFFGFLLQKGQVLRFERQVGFMLLKDMTIIKFMATAVVVGMVGVYACHAAGLISLSLKATNVGAIVIGGLIFGVGWAIAGFCPGTSVGALAEGRFHALWAILGMLVGAAAYAEIYPSLKSNILSWGNYGKITLPQILGVSPWLVIAVWIIAVIAFFSWAEKKGL from the coding sequence ATGATGGAACTGTTTCTCGGACTGATTACCGGATTCTTCTTCGGATTTTTGTTACAAAAAGGTCAGGTGTTACGCTTTGAGCGCCAGGTGGGATTCATGCTGCTCAAAGACATGACCATTATCAAATTCATGGCGACGGCGGTTGTTGTTGGTATGGTTGGCGTCTATGCCTGTCACGCTGCCGGGCTCATCAGCCTGAGTCTTAAAGCGACCAATGTCGGTGCCATCGTTATCGGCGGACTGATCTTTGGTGTCGGCTGGGCGATTGCCGGCTTCTGCCCCGGCACCTCGGTCGGCGCTCTGGCCGAAGGCCGTTTTCACGCACTGTGGGCGATTCTCGGCATGCTGGTAGGGGCCGCGGCCTATGCGGAAATCTATCCCAGTTTGAAATCGAACATTCTCAGTTGGGGCAACTACGGCAAAATTACCTTGCCTCAGATCCTTGGCGTCTCCCCCTGGCTGGTCATTGCGGTATGGATCATTGCAGTGATCGCGTTCTTCTCCTGGGCGGAGAAAAAAGGGCTTTAG
- the rimK gene encoding 30S ribosomal protein S6--L-glutamate ligase has translation MKICILSRNPALYSTSKLVEACKARGHEVEVIDPLLCYMVIASHRPTIHYKGRELSDFDAVIPRIGASITFYGTAVVRQFEMMGVFCVNESVAISRSRDKLRSLQLLARKGVGLPVTGFAHSTKFTGDLISQVGGAPLVVKLLEGTQGVGVVLAETQNAAESVIEAFRGLKQNILVQEFVKEANSCDIRCFVVGERVIAAMMRKGKAGDFRSNLHRGGSVLTVRLTPEERSTAVRAAKIMGLNVAGVDILRSNHGPVVMEVNSSPGLEGIETATEIDVAGKMIQWIEKNCSSGTTRTRGKG, from the coding sequence ATGAAGATTTGTATTTTGTCCCGCAACCCCGCCCTTTACTCCACTAGTAAACTGGTAGAAGCCTGTAAGGCTCGCGGCCATGAAGTGGAAGTGATCGATCCACTGCTGTGCTATATGGTCATTGCCTCTCATCGGCCGACAATCCATTACAAGGGGCGAGAGCTGTCCGACTTTGACGCAGTGATCCCCCGCATTGGTGCGTCGATCACCTTTTACGGCACGGCTGTTGTCCGTCAATTTGAGATGATGGGCGTTTTCTGTGTTAACGAATCTGTCGCCATCAGCCGTTCGCGCGACAAACTGCGTTCCCTGCAGTTACTCGCTCGTAAAGGGGTTGGCTTGCCGGTGACCGGCTTTGCCCACTCCACTAAATTCACCGGCGACCTCATCTCGCAGGTCGGTGGTGCACCGCTGGTGGTCAAACTGCTCGAAGGCACTCAGGGCGTCGGCGTGGTTCTGGCGGAAACACAGAACGCGGCGGAAAGCGTTATCGAAGCGTTTCGCGGCCTGAAGCAAAACATCCTGGTGCAGGAATTTGTTAAAGAAGCCAACTCGTGTGACATCCGCTGCTTTGTTGTCGGCGAGCGCGTCATCGCGGCCATGATGCGCAAAGGCAAGGCGGGCGATTTCCGCTCCAACCTGCACCGTGGCGGCAGTGTTCTGACCGTCCGCCTGACCCCGGAAGAACGCTCCACCGCCGTGCGTGCCGCCAAGATTATGGGCCTCAACGTTGCCGGTGTTGATATTCTGCGTTCCAACCACGGTCCGGTAGTCATGGAGGTCAACTCCTCACCCGGTCTCGAAGGGATTGAGACGGCCACGGAAATCGATGTAGCGGGTAAGATGATCCAGTGGATCGAAAAGAATTGTTCTTCCGGCACCACGCGCACGCGCGGTAAGGGGTAG
- a CDS encoding YeeE/YedE thiosulfate transporter family protein gives MSLLRKASWSPYLAGALVGILAVLSVVVTTVVLDKGHYLGASTTFVRASGLMEQVVAPQHVADNAYFQSKKVKVDWQMLFVIGIFAGAFVSARLGGSSKLETVPPIWRERFGDSSLKRGIGSFIGGAILLFGARMAGGCPSGHGMSGNMQLSVSSLLALVFFMVGGIITARLLYGKGGQ, from the coding sequence ATGAGCTTACTGAGAAAAGCATCCTGGAGTCCGTACTTGGCCGGAGCCTTGGTCGGCATTCTGGCCGTGCTGTCGGTCGTGGTTACCACGGTCGTTTTGGATAAGGGCCACTATCTTGGCGCATCCACCACCTTTGTTCGCGCTTCCGGACTGATGGAACAGGTCGTCGCTCCGCAACATGTGGCGGATAACGCCTATTTCCAAAGTAAAAAAGTCAAAGTCGATTGGCAAATGCTGTTTGTCATTGGTATTTTTGCCGGAGCCTTTGTTTCCGCGCGCCTTGGTGGCAGCTCCAAGTTGGAAACCGTGCCGCCAATCTGGCGGGAACGATTCGGTGACAGTAGCTTAAAACGAGGCATCGGTTCTTTTATCGGCGGTGCGATTCTACTCTTTGGCGCCCGTATGGCGGGAGGCTGTCCCAGTGGTCACGGCATGTCCGGCAACATGCAGCTGTCGGTGAGCAGTCTGCTTGCTCTGGTCTTTTTCATGGTCGGCGGCATTATCACCGCTCGTCTTCTTTACGGAAAAGGAGGCCAATGA
- a CDS encoding YcxB family protein: MKQMLPIQCQYPFDQSVWLEFARAHYGSQPGVRWRAVLSLLCLMAGCAGVAGYYPNKISAMLLLVTGFIGLSATNLLALRRVGLARRHPFFGKMVTVIMDEEDVTLRCGNQGMVQPWQNFSRYRQVNAGMLLYYGPDSFIMIPQSALSDLAWKTVIDLLENHQVGALSARR; encoded by the coding sequence GTGAAACAAATGCTGCCGATTCAATGTCAGTACCCGTTTGACCAGAGTGTCTGGTTGGAGTTTGCCCGCGCCCATTATGGCAGTCAACCCGGTGTCCGCTGGCGAGCCGTACTCAGTCTGTTGTGTCTGATGGCGGGGTGTGCGGGAGTGGCAGGCTACTATCCGAATAAGATCAGTGCCATGTTATTGCTCGTCACCGGATTTATCGGTTTATCGGCGACCAATCTTCTCGCACTGAGGCGAGTTGGGCTGGCACGACGCCATCCGTTCTTCGGCAAAATGGTGACCGTCATCATGGACGAGGAAGACGTCACCTTGCGTTGCGGCAATCAAGGCATGGTGCAGCCCTGGCAGAACTTCAGCCGCTATCGTCAGGTCAACGCGGGAATGCTGCTTTATTACGGGCCGGACAGTTTTATTATGATTCCGCAGTCAGCGTTGTCAGATCTTGCCTGGAAAACCGTGATTGACCTGTTGGAGAATCATCAGGTCGGAGCTCTGTCAGCTCGTCGGTGA
- a CDS encoding ATP-dependent zinc protease — translation METQQVVGWREWLALPQLGIPWIKAKVDTGARTSALHTCFVEEFTRDDRLWVRFILHPLQDTSTPELTCEALVKDRRVVSDSGGHREQRYVIETLARLGDEEWPIEMTLTNRETMRFRMLLGRTAMDQLLVDPSRSYCFERPDEDTLNIVYPQGEVK, via the coding sequence ATGGAGACACAACAGGTCGTTGGCTGGCGCGAATGGTTAGCGCTGCCACAACTCGGAATCCCATGGATCAAGGCCAAAGTCGATACCGGAGCACGCACTTCAGCATTGCATACCTGCTTTGTTGAAGAGTTCACACGCGATGACCGGCTGTGGGTGCGTTTCATCCTCCATCCACTGCAGGACACCAGTACCCCTGAGCTGACCTGCGAAGCGCTGGTTAAGGATCGGCGCGTTGTTTCAGACTCTGGAGGCCATCGCGAACAACGTTATGTCATCGAAACGCTGGCGCGCCTTGGCGATGAGGAATGGCCGATTGAAATGACGTTAACTAATCGCGAAACCATGCGTTTTCGTATGTTGCTCGGTCGCACGGCCATGGATCAGCTGCTGGTCGACCCAAGTCGATCCTATTGTTTTGAACGCCCCGATGAAGACACCCTGAACATTGTTTATCCCCAGGGAGAGGTAAAATGA
- a CDS encoding sigma-54-dependent Fis family transcriptional regulator, translated as MKRAAVWQQFIETGKLGSGLDKAEIRHSWQRCRELGVDPYDGVSHQLLTPTEISTLLDSHKSYIALVRHFMKQLYEFVKGSGFIVFLANREGYILEAMGDPETFRAAAQVNLIQGACWRESAGGTNGIGTALAIGRPVQVSGCEHYCQKLHSWTCSAAPLYDESGEISGALQMSGPCEETHLHTLGMVVASAEAIRTQLSVWQRNRELTLANAQLSHLFQTMSDGALVIDAEGRVVQMNPVARKVFGKEVTGEELNRVVSPADSLEPIRTSSPSKDLDVVLRTHDELVEALLTLKPLKDEHNEQIGAVVFFNPIRKMKKLVNRFGGAQATFHFSDIVGEHDSLQAAIRTARKAADNLSHVLIQGESGTGKELLAQAIHNHSMRRTGPFLAVNCAALPRDLIASELFGYTSGAFTGASPKGRPGKFEMASGGTLLLDEIGDMPLDQQATLLRVLQDKQVTRLGSERAIAVDVRVICATNKDLLEAVAKGHFRQDLYYRLNVTRIDVPPLRERGRDVELLFKFLLKKISQRLHLPRPQVDDAVVDALLHYTWPGNVRELENVVERMIHAVEGGSLTTAHLPQEISAADTATSPRSLASTGQESGTLKQAVAEQERRLLVALLQRYQGNISLIAREMAVSRNTIYRKIHHYGIARDYRFD; from the coding sequence ATGAAGCGTGCAGCAGTCTGGCAACAGTTTATCGAAACGGGAAAGCTTGGCAGTGGTCTGGACAAAGCCGAGATTCGCCATTCTTGGCAGCGCTGCCGTGAGCTGGGTGTTGACCCTTACGACGGGGTCAGTCATCAATTACTGACGCCGACAGAGATCAGTACTCTGCTGGATAGCCATAAAAGTTACATAGCGCTGGTACGTCATTTTATGAAGCAGCTGTACGAGTTCGTCAAAGGTTCAGGCTTTATTGTTTTTTTGGCCAATCGTGAAGGCTACATCCTTGAAGCTATGGGCGATCCTGAAACCTTCCGGGCCGCCGCTCAGGTCAATCTGATTCAGGGTGCCTGCTGGAGAGAATCAGCCGGCGGCACTAACGGCATTGGTACTGCTTTGGCTATTGGCCGCCCGGTTCAGGTGTCCGGCTGTGAGCACTATTGTCAGAAACTACACAGCTGGACCTGTTCAGCAGCGCCACTCTATGACGAGAGCGGGGAAATAAGCGGGGCGCTGCAAATGTCCGGCCCGTGTGAAGAAACCCACCTGCACACCCTGGGGATGGTGGTAGCGTCGGCGGAAGCCATTCGCACACAGCTGAGCGTCTGGCAGCGCAACCGCGAGCTGACCCTGGCCAACGCTCAGCTCAGTCACCTCTTTCAGACCATGTCGGATGGTGCCCTGGTGATCGATGCCGAGGGCCGGGTGGTGCAGATGAATCCCGTTGCCCGCAAGGTGTTCGGTAAAGAGGTGACCGGCGAGGAACTCAACCGGGTTGTCAGCCCGGCCGATAGTCTCGAGCCGATCCGTACCAGTTCCCCAAGTAAGGACCTTGATGTTGTATTGCGGACGCATGACGAACTGGTAGAGGCTCTGCTGACGTTGAAACCGCTCAAGGATGAACACAACGAGCAGATCGGTGCCGTCGTGTTCTTCAATCCGATCCGCAAGATGAAAAAACTGGTCAACCGGTTCGGCGGCGCCCAGGCCACGTTCCATTTTAGTGACATTGTCGGCGAACACGACAGTCTGCAAGCGGCGATACGTACCGCGCGCAAAGCCGCCGACAATCTCAGCCATGTGCTGATCCAGGGTGAAAGCGGTACCGGCAAAGAGCTGTTGGCCCAGGCGATTCACAACCACAGCATGCGCCGCACCGGCCCGTTTCTGGCGGTTAACTGTGCTGCGCTGCCGCGCGACCTGATCGCCAGTGAACTGTTCGGCTATACCTCCGGAGCCTTTACCGGCGCCAGCCCCAAGGGGCGACCGGGCAAGTTTGAAATGGCCTCGGGCGGCACATTGTTGTTGGATGAAATCGGCGACATGCCCCTCGATCAACAGGCCACTTTACTGCGTGTGCTGCAGGATAAACAGGTGACCCGCCTTGGCAGTGAACGAGCCATTGCCGTGGATGTACGCGTGATCTGCGCCACAAATAAAGATTTGCTGGAAGCCGTGGCCAAAGGGCATTTTCGCCAAGACCTCTATTACCGACTCAATGTCACGCGCATTGATGTCCCGCCGTTGCGCGAGCGGGGACGCGATGTCGAGCTGTTGTTTAAATTTCTGCTGAAAAAAATCAGTCAGCGCCTGCACCTGCCGCGTCCTCAGGTAGATGACGCCGTGGTCGATGCGTTACTGCACTATACGTGGCCGGGCAATGTGCGCGAGCTGGAAAACGTCGTGGAGAGGATGATTCATGCCGTTGAAGGGGGCTCCTTGACCACTGCTCACCTGCCGCAGGAGATTTCCGCCGCGGACACGGCAACATCCCCGCGCAGTCTTGCTTCGACGGGCCAGGAAAGCGGGACGTTGAAACAGGCGGTTGCCGAACAGGAGCGCCGCCTGTTGGTTGCCCTGCTCCAGCGCTATCAGGGCAACATCAGTCTGATTGCCCGGGAGATGGCGGTGTCGCGCAACACCATTTACCGTAAGATCCATCACTACGGCATTGCCCGGGATTATCGCTTCGATTAA
- a CDS encoding aldehyde dehydrogenase family protein — protein sequence MKNPLDSQYKLYINGQWVDASDGKTFEAHCPADGTLLATCANATKEDVDAAVDAAWAAFETWKDVSAQERAGYLLKIADLIDANAEKLAMVETLDNGKPIRETTNVDVPLASDHFRYFASAIRTQEGQATMIDKNTMSLILREPIGVVAQIIPWNFPFLMAAWKIAPALAAGNCVVIKPSSTTSLSLLELAKLLDQVLPPGVVNVITGKGSTTGNFVLEHPGFTKLAFTGSTDVGYNIADAAAKKLIPATLELGGKSANIYFEDCQWDKAIEGTQIGILFNQGQVCCAGSRVFVQESIYDRFVADMATAFEKVKVGLPWNADTMMGCQIDEGQLNQILFYVDVGKQEGARLVTGGVRLTDGELGKGCFMAPTLFADVDNSMRIAQEEIFGPVVCVIKFKDEKEVIDMANDSEFGLGGAVWTRDINRAMRVARGVETGRMWVNTYNQLPAHAPFGGYKKSGIGRETHKMMLEHYSQAKNIFISMSEEKIGLY from the coding sequence ATGAAAAACCCGCTTGATTCCCAGTACAAACTGTACATCAACGGTCAATGGGTGGATGCCAGTGACGGCAAAACCTTTGAAGCGCATTGCCCCGCTGATGGAACGTTATTGGCTACCTGCGCCAATGCCACAAAAGAGGATGTCGATGCCGCCGTCGATGCGGCCTGGGCCGCGTTTGAGACCTGGAAGGATGTCAGCGCCCAGGAGCGTGCTGGCTACCTGTTGAAAATTGCCGATCTGATCGATGCCAACGCCGAGAAACTGGCCATGGTGGAAACCCTCGACAACGGCAAGCCGATTCGCGAAACGACCAATGTCGATGTGCCGCTGGCCAGCGACCACTTCCGCTACTTTGCCTCGGCCATCCGCACCCAGGAAGGTCAGGCCACCATGATCGACAAAAACACCATGAGCCTGATTCTGCGCGAGCCGATCGGCGTCGTCGCCCAGATTATTCCGTGGAACTTTCCGTTCCTGATGGCGGCGTGGAAAATCGCTCCGGCCCTGGCTGCCGGCAACTGCGTGGTGATTAAGCCGTCGTCCACCACCTCGCTGAGCCTGCTCGAACTGGCCAAGTTGCTTGATCAGGTGCTGCCTCCCGGCGTGGTCAACGTCATTACCGGTAAAGGGTCCACCACCGGCAACTTTGTGCTCGAACACCCCGGCTTCACCAAACTGGCCTTCACCGGTTCCACCGATGTCGGTTACAACATTGCCGATGCCGCGGCCAAGAAATTGATCCCGGCCACGTTGGAACTCGGCGGCAAATCCGCCAACATCTATTTTGAAGACTGCCAGTGGGACAAAGCCATTGAAGGCACCCAGATCGGCATCCTGTTTAACCAGGGCCAGGTGTGTTGCGCCGGGTCACGGGTGTTCGTTCAGGAATCGATCTACGACAGGTTCGTCGCTGACATGGCCACGGCTTTTGAAAAAGTCAAAGTCGGCCTGCCGTGGAACGCAGACACCATGATGGGCTGCCAGATCGACGAAGGCCAGCTCAACCAGATCCTCTTCTATGTCGATGTCGGCAAGCAGGAGGGGGCGCGTTTAGTCACCGGCGGGGTCCGGTTGACCGACGGCGAGTTGGGTAAAGGCTGCTTCATGGCCCCGACCCTGTTCGCTGATGTCGACAACTCCATGCGGATTGCTCAGGAAGAGATCTTCGGTCCGGTGGTGTGCGTGATCAAGTTCAAGGATGAAAAAGAGGTCATCGACATGGCCAACGACAGCGAGTTCGGCCTCGGCGGTGCGGTGTGGACGCGTGACATCAACCGCGCCATGCGCGTGGCCCGTGGCGTGGAAACCGGGCGCATGTGGGTCAACACCTACAACCAGTTGCCGGCCCATGCGCCGTTCGGCGGCTATAAAAAATCCGGTATCGGTCGTGAAACCCACAAAATGATGCTGGAGCACTACAGCCAGGCGAAAAATATCTTTATCAGCATGAGCGAAGAGAAGATCGGCTTGTATTGA